A genomic segment from Acidobacteriota bacterium encodes:
- a CDS encoding helix-turn-helix transcriptional regulator, with translation MPPAAAHLTYRSLHLGDEVEVWDVDCRSGAGPCGEEEAAERFNIVFPRAGVFRRHASCGETLADVNQALFFRPGEPYRVSHPAPGGDACTVLSFQEAPFLDATDGTLPVTSLLADAATHAKMRLLRTRSTSGAASPLETEERALLLLGDLAARAQRAAGRPVTARREATRRRRRELAEAAREILAARFREKLTLARIAREIASSPFHLARLFRAETGLPVHRYLNRLRLREAIERIDAGAPDLSALACDVGFSSHAHFTDAFRREFGMPPSRARIPSGA, from the coding sequence ATGCCGCCCGCGGCCGCCCACCTCACGTATCGCTCCCTTCACCTCGGGGACGAGGTCGAGGTCTGGGACGTGGACTGCCGTTCCGGCGCCGGCCCCTGCGGGGAGGAGGAGGCCGCGGAGAGGTTCAACATCGTCTTCCCGAGAGCCGGCGTCTTCCGCAGGCACGCCTCGTGCGGCGAGACGCTCGCCGACGTGAACCAGGCCCTCTTCTTCCGGCCGGGCGAGCCGTACCGGGTGAGCCATCCCGCTCCCGGCGGCGACGCGTGCACGGTTCTGTCGTTCCAGGAGGCGCCCTTCCTCGACGCGACGGACGGGACTCTCCCCGTGACTTCGCTCCTCGCAGACGCCGCGACGCATGCGAAGATGCGGCTCCTCCGCACCCGATCGACGTCCGGCGCCGCCTCGCCCCTCGAGACGGAGGAGCGCGCTCTGCTCCTCCTGGGCGATCTCGCCGCCCGCGCTCAGCGCGCCGCCGGCCGCCCGGTCACCGCGCGGCGCGAGGCGACGCGGCGGCGGAGGCGGGAGCTGGCGGAGGCGGCGCGCGAGATCCTCGCGGCGCGTTTCCGCGAGAAGCTGACGCTCGCCAGGATCGCGCGCGAGATCGCCTCGTCCCCCTTTCACCTCGCCCGACTCTTCCGCGCCGAGACGGGACTCCCCGTCCACCGCTATCTGAACCGGCTGCGCCTCCGCGAGGCGATCGAGAGGATCGACGCGGGCGCCCCCGATCTGTCGGCCCTCGCCTGCGACGTCGGCTTCAGCAGCCACGCCCACTTCACCGACGCCTTCCGGCGCGAGTTCGGCATGCCGCCGTCGCGCGCCCGCATCCCCTCGGGGGCCTGA